Proteins encoded within one genomic window of Triticum aestivum cultivar Chinese Spring chromosome 2D, IWGSC CS RefSeq v2.1, whole genome shotgun sequence:
- the LOC123052808 gene encoding probable inactive leucine-rich repeat receptor-like protein kinase At3g03770 isoform X2, whose translation MGGHALLILLSVASLALLPGATPLQPSQAWSLFKLRQLLGDPPVLGTWHNYTDFCYGGDYKTASAFVECYEDSVTQLHIMGDPGAGARPLPATFSIDAFFTTLSRLPDLKVLTLTNLGLWGPLPGKISRLQKLEIVNVSSNYLYGELPRGLSQLGSLQTLVADHNMLGGKLPGWLKDMPLLAVLSLRNNMLQGTLPESLKDMLSLRSLVLASNNLSGNLPDLKNLQVIDMANNALGPKFPRLGRKVASVVLAGNKFSDGLPADMLASCYLLERLDVSGNRFVGPFPAALLSLPSMEYLSIAGNRFTGRLSGNASCGENLRFVDLSSNLLTGSLPGCLLAAPGKSVLFSANCLSTAGDDSQSQHPSPFCRNQALAVGIVPEQGHKKSGAKAGVVAGIVLVGALVVSAAVVFVVRKASAPKARPARRLVENASSAYPSNLLADARYISQTVKLGALGIPAYRSFSLVELEAATDNFQVSSLMGQDAHGQMYRGRLSNGTPVTIRSLKVNKSQSFTRHIEMISKLRHRHLVSALGHCFQYNLDDSTVTHLYLVFEYVHNGNLRGRISQGTEGRRLSWGQRISTAIGVAKGIQFLHGGIIPGLFANNLKITNILMDQNQVPKIGSYNIPILSETMKSEGGAGSKYPPDRICRVPNGDKIDMYDFGVILLEVISGRPISSIYEVEMMKEQLQSALTAQGPSKRSNLVDPAVSKGCSDDSMRTVMEVCLGCLAKEPTQRPSVEDVLWNLQFAAQVQDGSRRSSEESPLSPSQPHAQSAHDSPTHR comes from the exons ATGGGTGGCCATGCTCTGCTCATCTTGCTGTCGGTGGCGTCCCTGGCATTGCTGCCGGGAGCCACGCCGCTGCAGCCCTCACAGGCCTGGTCCCTCTTCAAGCTCCGGCAGCTCCTGGGCGACCCGCCGGTGCTCGGCACCTGGCACAACTACACCGACTTCTGCTACGGCGGCGACTACAAGACCGCCTCCGCCTTCGTCGAGTGCTACGAGGACAGCGTCACGCAGCTCCACATCATGGGCGACCCCGGGGCCGGGGCGCGCCCGCTCCCCGCCACCTTCTCCATCGACGCCTTCTTCACCACGCTGTCCAGGCTGCCGGATCTCAAGGTGCTCACGCTCACCAACCTCGGCCTCTGGGGGCCACTGCCGGGGAAGATCTCCCGCCTCCAGAAGCTGGAGATCGTCAACGTCAGCTCCAACTACCTCTACGGCGAGCTCCCGCGGGGGCTCTCCCAGCTCGGCAGCCTCCAGACGCTGGTCGCGGACCACAACATGCTGGGAGGCAAGCTGCCGGGGTGGCTCAAGGACATGCCGCTGCTGGCGGTCCTCAGCCTCCGGAACAACATGCTGCAGGGGACGCTGCCGGAGTCGCTCAAGGACATGCTGTCGCTGAGGTCGCTGGTGCTGGCGTCCAACAACCTCTCCGGGAATCTGCCGGACCTCAAGAACCTCCAGGTGATTGACATGGCCAACAACGCGCTAGGGCCCAAGTTCCCGCGGCTGGGGCGGAAGGTGGCCAGCGTGGTGCTCGCCGGCAACAAGTTCAGCGACGGCCTCCCCGCCGACATGCTCGCCTCGTGCTACCTCCTGGAGCGGCTGGACGTGTCGGGGAACAGGTTCGTGGGGCCTTTCCCGGCGGCGCTGCTGTCGCTGCCGTCCATGGAGTACCTGAGCATCGCCGGGAACAGGTTCACCGGGCGGCTCTCGGGCAACGCCTCCTGCGGCGAGAACCTCCGGTTCGTGGACCTCTCGTCGAACCTCCTGACGGGGAGCCTCCCCGGCTGCCTGCTGGCCGCCCCCGGCAAGAGCGTGCTCTTCTCGGCCAACTGCCTTTCCACAGCCGGCGACGACTCCCAGTCCCAGCACCCGTCGCCCTTCTGCCGGAACCAGGCATTGGCCGTCGGGATCGTGCCTGAGCAGGGACACAAGAAGAGTGGCGCCAAGGCCGGTGTGGTGGCCGGCATTGTCCTTGTGGGAGCATTGGTCGTGAGCGCGGCGGTGGTGTTTGTGGTGAGGAAGGCGAGCGCGCCCAAGGCGAGGCCTGCACGGAGACTGGTGGAGAACGCGTCGAGCGCTTACCCTTCGAATTTGCTGGCCGACGCGC gtTACATATCTCAGACGGTGAAGCTGGGGGCTCTTGGCATTCCGGCATACAGATCATTCTCCTTGGTGGAGCTGGAGGCGGCCACCGATAACTTCCAGGTGTCTAGCCTCATGGGGCAAGATGCTCATGGCCAG ATGTACCGTGGACGGCTAAGCAATGGGACCCCGGTGACAATCAGGTCCCTCAAGGTGAACAAGAGCCAGAGCTTCACCCGCCACATCGAGATGATATCCAAGCTGAGGCATCGGCACCTGGTGAGCGCGCTGGGGCACTGCTTCCAGTACAACCTCGACGATTCCACCGTCACGCACCTCTACCTCGTCTTCGAATACGTGCACAATGGCAACCTCAGGGGCAGGATTTCAC AAGGAACGGAAGGCCGGAGGCTGTCGTGGGGCCAAAGAATATCGACCGCCATTGGTGTGGCCAAGGGCATTCAGTTCCTGCATGGAGGGATCATACCAGGCCTGTTTGCGAATAACCTCAAGATCACCAACATTCTTATGGACCAGAATCAGGTCCCCAAAATCGGCAGCTACAACATCCCCATTCTGTCAGAGACCATGAAATCAGAG GGAGGAGCTGGAAGCAAGTATCCACCGGATAG AATTTGCAGGGTTCCGAATGGCGATAAGATTGACATGTACGATTTTGGTGTGATACTGCTGGAGGTTATCTCCGGCAGGCCCATCAGTTCCATATACGAGGTGGAGATGATGAAAGAACAG TTGCAATCGGCGCTGACAGCACAAGGACCGAGCAAGAGGAGCAACTTGGTGGACCCGGCGGTCAGCAAGGGCTGCTCCGACGACTCCATGAGGACCGTCATGGAGGTCTGCCTCGGCTGCCTGGCCAAGGAGCCAACGCAGAGGCCCTCAGTGGAGGACGTGCTCTGGAACCTGCAGTTTGCGGCCCAGGTGCAGGATGGCTCACGACGCAGCAGCGAGGAGTCCCCGCTCTCGCCCTCGCAGCCCCATGCACAATCCGCACACGACTCACCGACCCACCGCTAG
- the LOC123052808 gene encoding probable inactive leucine-rich repeat receptor-like protein kinase At3g03770 isoform X1, translated as MGGHALLILLSVASLALLPGATPLQPSQAWSLFKLRQLLGDPPVLGTWHNYTDFCYGGDYKTASAFVECYEDSVTQLHIMGDPGAGARPLPATFSIDAFFTTLSRLPDLKVLTLTNLGLWGPLPGKISRLQKLEIVNVSSNYLYGELPRGLSQLGSLQTLVADHNMLGGKLPGWLKDMPLLAVLSLRNNMLQGTLPESLKDMLSLRSLVLASNNLSGNLPDLKNLQVIDMANNALGPKFPRLGRKVASVVLAGNKFSDGLPADMLASCYLLERLDVSGNRFVGPFPAALLSLPSMEYLSIAGNRFTGRLSGNASCGENLRFVDLSSNLLTGSLPGCLLAAPGKSVLFSANCLSTAGDDSQSQHPSPFCRNQALAVGIVPEQGHKKSGAKAGVVAGIVLVGALVVSAAVVFVVRKASAPKARPARRLVENASSAYPSNLLADARYISQTVKLGALGIPAYRSFSLVELEAATDNFQVSSLMGQDAHGQMYRGRLSNGTPVTIRSLKVNKSQSFTRHIEMISKLRHRHLVSALGHCFQYNLDDSTVTHLYLVFEYVHNGNLRGRISQGTEGRRLSWGQRISTAIGVAKGIQFLHGGIIPGLFANNLKITNILMDQNQVPKIGSYNIPILSETMKSEMQGGAGSKYPPDRICRVPNGDKIDMYDFGVILLEVISGRPISSIYEVEMMKEQLQSALTAQGPSKRSNLVDPAVSKGCSDDSMRTVMEVCLGCLAKEPTQRPSVEDVLWNLQFAAQVQDGSRRSSEESPLSPSQPHAQSAHDSPTHR; from the exons ATGGGTGGCCATGCTCTGCTCATCTTGCTGTCGGTGGCGTCCCTGGCATTGCTGCCGGGAGCCACGCCGCTGCAGCCCTCACAGGCCTGGTCCCTCTTCAAGCTCCGGCAGCTCCTGGGCGACCCGCCGGTGCTCGGCACCTGGCACAACTACACCGACTTCTGCTACGGCGGCGACTACAAGACCGCCTCCGCCTTCGTCGAGTGCTACGAGGACAGCGTCACGCAGCTCCACATCATGGGCGACCCCGGGGCCGGGGCGCGCCCGCTCCCCGCCACCTTCTCCATCGACGCCTTCTTCACCACGCTGTCCAGGCTGCCGGATCTCAAGGTGCTCACGCTCACCAACCTCGGCCTCTGGGGGCCACTGCCGGGGAAGATCTCCCGCCTCCAGAAGCTGGAGATCGTCAACGTCAGCTCCAACTACCTCTACGGCGAGCTCCCGCGGGGGCTCTCCCAGCTCGGCAGCCTCCAGACGCTGGTCGCGGACCACAACATGCTGGGAGGCAAGCTGCCGGGGTGGCTCAAGGACATGCCGCTGCTGGCGGTCCTCAGCCTCCGGAACAACATGCTGCAGGGGACGCTGCCGGAGTCGCTCAAGGACATGCTGTCGCTGAGGTCGCTGGTGCTGGCGTCCAACAACCTCTCCGGGAATCTGCCGGACCTCAAGAACCTCCAGGTGATTGACATGGCCAACAACGCGCTAGGGCCCAAGTTCCCGCGGCTGGGGCGGAAGGTGGCCAGCGTGGTGCTCGCCGGCAACAAGTTCAGCGACGGCCTCCCCGCCGACATGCTCGCCTCGTGCTACCTCCTGGAGCGGCTGGACGTGTCGGGGAACAGGTTCGTGGGGCCTTTCCCGGCGGCGCTGCTGTCGCTGCCGTCCATGGAGTACCTGAGCATCGCCGGGAACAGGTTCACCGGGCGGCTCTCGGGCAACGCCTCCTGCGGCGAGAACCTCCGGTTCGTGGACCTCTCGTCGAACCTCCTGACGGGGAGCCTCCCCGGCTGCCTGCTGGCCGCCCCCGGCAAGAGCGTGCTCTTCTCGGCCAACTGCCTTTCCACAGCCGGCGACGACTCCCAGTCCCAGCACCCGTCGCCCTTCTGCCGGAACCAGGCATTGGCCGTCGGGATCGTGCCTGAGCAGGGACACAAGAAGAGTGGCGCCAAGGCCGGTGTGGTGGCCGGCATTGTCCTTGTGGGAGCATTGGTCGTGAGCGCGGCGGTGGTGTTTGTGGTGAGGAAGGCGAGCGCGCCCAAGGCGAGGCCTGCACGGAGACTGGTGGAGAACGCGTCGAGCGCTTACCCTTCGAATTTGCTGGCCGACGCGC gtTACATATCTCAGACGGTGAAGCTGGGGGCTCTTGGCATTCCGGCATACAGATCATTCTCCTTGGTGGAGCTGGAGGCGGCCACCGATAACTTCCAGGTGTCTAGCCTCATGGGGCAAGATGCTCATGGCCAG ATGTACCGTGGACGGCTAAGCAATGGGACCCCGGTGACAATCAGGTCCCTCAAGGTGAACAAGAGCCAGAGCTTCACCCGCCACATCGAGATGATATCCAAGCTGAGGCATCGGCACCTGGTGAGCGCGCTGGGGCACTGCTTCCAGTACAACCTCGACGATTCCACCGTCACGCACCTCTACCTCGTCTTCGAATACGTGCACAATGGCAACCTCAGGGGCAGGATTTCAC AAGGAACGGAAGGCCGGAGGCTGTCGTGGGGCCAAAGAATATCGACCGCCATTGGTGTGGCCAAGGGCATTCAGTTCCTGCATGGAGGGATCATACCAGGCCTGTTTGCGAATAACCTCAAGATCACCAACATTCTTATGGACCAGAATCAGGTCCCCAAAATCGGCAGCTACAACATCCCCATTCTGTCAGAGACCATGAAATCAGAG ATGCAGGGAGGAGCTGGAAGCAAGTATCCACCGGATAG AATTTGCAGGGTTCCGAATGGCGATAAGATTGACATGTACGATTTTGGTGTGATACTGCTGGAGGTTATCTCCGGCAGGCCCATCAGTTCCATATACGAGGTGGAGATGATGAAAGAACAG TTGCAATCGGCGCTGACAGCACAAGGACCGAGCAAGAGGAGCAACTTGGTGGACCCGGCGGTCAGCAAGGGCTGCTCCGACGACTCCATGAGGACCGTCATGGAGGTCTGCCTCGGCTGCCTGGCCAAGGAGCCAACGCAGAGGCCCTCAGTGGAGGACGTGCTCTGGAACCTGCAGTTTGCGGCCCAGGTGCAGGATGGCTCACGACGCAGCAGCGAGGAGTCCCCGCTCTCGCCCTCGCAGCCCCATGCACAATCCGCACACGACTCACCGACCCACCGCTAG
- the LOC123052808 gene encoding probable inactive leucine-rich repeat receptor-like protein kinase At3g03770 isoform X3, whose amino-acid sequence MGGHALLILLSVASLALLPGATPLQPSQAWSLFKLRQLLGDPPVLGTWHNYTDFCYGGDYKTASAFVECYEDSVTQLHIMGDPGAGARPLPATFSIDAFFTTLSRLPDLKVLTLTNLGLWGPLPGKISRLQKLEIVNVSSNYLYGELPRGLSQLGSLQTLVADHNMLGGKLPGWLKDMPLLAVLSLRNNMLQGTLPESLKDMLSLRSLVLASNNLSGNLPDLKNLQVIDMANNALGPKFPRLGRKVASVVLAGNKFSDGLPADMLASCYLLERLDVSGNRFVGPFPAALLSLPSMEYLSIAGNRFTGRLSGNASCGENLRFVDLSSNLLTGSLPGCLLAAPGKSVLFSANCLSTAGDDSQSQHPSPFCRNQALAVGIVPEQGHKKSGAKAGVVAGIVLVGALVVSAAVVFVVRKASAPKARPARRLVENASSAYPSNLLADARYISQTVKLGALGIPAYRSFSLVELEAATDNFQVSSLMGQDAHGQMYRGRLSNGTPVTIRSLKVNKSQSFTRHIEMISKLRHRHLVSALGHCFQYNLDDSTVTHLYLVFEYVHNGNLRGRISQGTEGRRLSWGQRISTAIGVAKGIQFLHGGIIPGLFANNLKITNILMDQNQVPKIGSYNIPILSETMKSEMQGGAGSKYPPDRVPNGDKIDMYDFGVILLEVISGRPISSIYEVEMMKEQLQSALTAQGPSKRSNLVDPAVSKGCSDDSMRTVMEVCLGCLAKEPTQRPSVEDVLWNLQFAAQVQDGSRRSSEESPLSPSQPHAQSAHDSPTHR is encoded by the exons ATGGGTGGCCATGCTCTGCTCATCTTGCTGTCGGTGGCGTCCCTGGCATTGCTGCCGGGAGCCACGCCGCTGCAGCCCTCACAGGCCTGGTCCCTCTTCAAGCTCCGGCAGCTCCTGGGCGACCCGCCGGTGCTCGGCACCTGGCACAACTACACCGACTTCTGCTACGGCGGCGACTACAAGACCGCCTCCGCCTTCGTCGAGTGCTACGAGGACAGCGTCACGCAGCTCCACATCATGGGCGACCCCGGGGCCGGGGCGCGCCCGCTCCCCGCCACCTTCTCCATCGACGCCTTCTTCACCACGCTGTCCAGGCTGCCGGATCTCAAGGTGCTCACGCTCACCAACCTCGGCCTCTGGGGGCCACTGCCGGGGAAGATCTCCCGCCTCCAGAAGCTGGAGATCGTCAACGTCAGCTCCAACTACCTCTACGGCGAGCTCCCGCGGGGGCTCTCCCAGCTCGGCAGCCTCCAGACGCTGGTCGCGGACCACAACATGCTGGGAGGCAAGCTGCCGGGGTGGCTCAAGGACATGCCGCTGCTGGCGGTCCTCAGCCTCCGGAACAACATGCTGCAGGGGACGCTGCCGGAGTCGCTCAAGGACATGCTGTCGCTGAGGTCGCTGGTGCTGGCGTCCAACAACCTCTCCGGGAATCTGCCGGACCTCAAGAACCTCCAGGTGATTGACATGGCCAACAACGCGCTAGGGCCCAAGTTCCCGCGGCTGGGGCGGAAGGTGGCCAGCGTGGTGCTCGCCGGCAACAAGTTCAGCGACGGCCTCCCCGCCGACATGCTCGCCTCGTGCTACCTCCTGGAGCGGCTGGACGTGTCGGGGAACAGGTTCGTGGGGCCTTTCCCGGCGGCGCTGCTGTCGCTGCCGTCCATGGAGTACCTGAGCATCGCCGGGAACAGGTTCACCGGGCGGCTCTCGGGCAACGCCTCCTGCGGCGAGAACCTCCGGTTCGTGGACCTCTCGTCGAACCTCCTGACGGGGAGCCTCCCCGGCTGCCTGCTGGCCGCCCCCGGCAAGAGCGTGCTCTTCTCGGCCAACTGCCTTTCCACAGCCGGCGACGACTCCCAGTCCCAGCACCCGTCGCCCTTCTGCCGGAACCAGGCATTGGCCGTCGGGATCGTGCCTGAGCAGGGACACAAGAAGAGTGGCGCCAAGGCCGGTGTGGTGGCCGGCATTGTCCTTGTGGGAGCATTGGTCGTGAGCGCGGCGGTGGTGTTTGTGGTGAGGAAGGCGAGCGCGCCCAAGGCGAGGCCTGCACGGAGACTGGTGGAGAACGCGTCGAGCGCTTACCCTTCGAATTTGCTGGCCGACGCGC gtTACATATCTCAGACGGTGAAGCTGGGGGCTCTTGGCATTCCGGCATACAGATCATTCTCCTTGGTGGAGCTGGAGGCGGCCACCGATAACTTCCAGGTGTCTAGCCTCATGGGGCAAGATGCTCATGGCCAG ATGTACCGTGGACGGCTAAGCAATGGGACCCCGGTGACAATCAGGTCCCTCAAGGTGAACAAGAGCCAGAGCTTCACCCGCCACATCGAGATGATATCCAAGCTGAGGCATCGGCACCTGGTGAGCGCGCTGGGGCACTGCTTCCAGTACAACCTCGACGATTCCACCGTCACGCACCTCTACCTCGTCTTCGAATACGTGCACAATGGCAACCTCAGGGGCAGGATTTCAC AAGGAACGGAAGGCCGGAGGCTGTCGTGGGGCCAAAGAATATCGACCGCCATTGGTGTGGCCAAGGGCATTCAGTTCCTGCATGGAGGGATCATACCAGGCCTGTTTGCGAATAACCTCAAGATCACCAACATTCTTATGGACCAGAATCAGGTCCCCAAAATCGGCAGCTACAACATCCCCATTCTGTCAGAGACCATGAAATCAGAG ATGCAGGGAGGAGCTGGAAGCAAGTATCCACCGGATAG GGTTCCGAATGGCGATAAGATTGACATGTACGATTTTGGTGTGATACTGCTGGAGGTTATCTCCGGCAGGCCCATCAGTTCCATATACGAGGTGGAGATGATGAAAGAACAG TTGCAATCGGCGCTGACAGCACAAGGACCGAGCAAGAGGAGCAACTTGGTGGACCCGGCGGTCAGCAAGGGCTGCTCCGACGACTCCATGAGGACCGTCATGGAGGTCTGCCTCGGCTGCCTGGCCAAGGAGCCAACGCAGAGGCCCTCAGTGGAGGACGTGCTCTGGAACCTGCAGTTTGCGGCCCAGGTGCAGGATGGCTCACGACGCAGCAGCGAGGAGTCCCCGCTCTCGCCCTCGCAGCCCCATGCACAATCCGCACACGACTCACCGACCCACCGCTAG
- the LOC123052808 gene encoding probable inactive leucine-rich repeat receptor-like protein kinase At3g03770 isoform X4 — protein sequence MGGHALLILLSVASLALLPGATPLQPSQAWSLFKLRQLLGDPPVLGTWHNYTDFCYGGDYKTASAFVECYEDSVTQLHIMGDPGAGARPLPATFSIDAFFTTLSRLPDLKVLTLTNLGLWGPLPGKISRLQKLEIVNVSSNYLYGELPRGLSQLGSLQTLVADHNMLGGKLPGWLKDMPLLAVLSLRNNMLQGTLPESLKDMLSLRSLVLASNNLSGNLPDLKNLQVIDMANNALGPKFPRLGRKVASVVLAGNKFSDGLPADMLASCYLLERLDVSGNRFVGPFPAALLSLPSMEYLSIAGNRFTGRLSGNASCGENLRFVDLSSNLLTGSLPGCLLAAPGKSVLFSANCLSTAGDDSQSQHPSPFCRNQALAVGIVPEQGHKKSGAKAGVVAGIVLVGALVVSAAVVFVVRKASAPKARPARRLVENASSAYPSNLLADARYISQTVKLGALGIPAYRSFSLVELEAATDNFQVSSLMGQDAHGQMYRGRLSNGTPVTIRSLKVNKSQSFTRHIEMISKLRHRHLVSALGHCFQYNLDDSTVTHLYLVFEYVHNGNLRGRISQGTEGRRLSWGQRISTAIGVAKGIQFLHGGIIPGLFANNLKITNILMDQNQVPKIGSYNIPILSETMKSEGGAGSKYPPDRVPNGDKIDMYDFGVILLEVISGRPISSIYEVEMMKEQLQSALTAQGPSKRSNLVDPAVSKGCSDDSMRTVMEVCLGCLAKEPTQRPSVEDVLWNLQFAAQVQDGSRRSSEESPLSPSQPHAQSAHDSPTHR from the exons ATGGGTGGCCATGCTCTGCTCATCTTGCTGTCGGTGGCGTCCCTGGCATTGCTGCCGGGAGCCACGCCGCTGCAGCCCTCACAGGCCTGGTCCCTCTTCAAGCTCCGGCAGCTCCTGGGCGACCCGCCGGTGCTCGGCACCTGGCACAACTACACCGACTTCTGCTACGGCGGCGACTACAAGACCGCCTCCGCCTTCGTCGAGTGCTACGAGGACAGCGTCACGCAGCTCCACATCATGGGCGACCCCGGGGCCGGGGCGCGCCCGCTCCCCGCCACCTTCTCCATCGACGCCTTCTTCACCACGCTGTCCAGGCTGCCGGATCTCAAGGTGCTCACGCTCACCAACCTCGGCCTCTGGGGGCCACTGCCGGGGAAGATCTCCCGCCTCCAGAAGCTGGAGATCGTCAACGTCAGCTCCAACTACCTCTACGGCGAGCTCCCGCGGGGGCTCTCCCAGCTCGGCAGCCTCCAGACGCTGGTCGCGGACCACAACATGCTGGGAGGCAAGCTGCCGGGGTGGCTCAAGGACATGCCGCTGCTGGCGGTCCTCAGCCTCCGGAACAACATGCTGCAGGGGACGCTGCCGGAGTCGCTCAAGGACATGCTGTCGCTGAGGTCGCTGGTGCTGGCGTCCAACAACCTCTCCGGGAATCTGCCGGACCTCAAGAACCTCCAGGTGATTGACATGGCCAACAACGCGCTAGGGCCCAAGTTCCCGCGGCTGGGGCGGAAGGTGGCCAGCGTGGTGCTCGCCGGCAACAAGTTCAGCGACGGCCTCCCCGCCGACATGCTCGCCTCGTGCTACCTCCTGGAGCGGCTGGACGTGTCGGGGAACAGGTTCGTGGGGCCTTTCCCGGCGGCGCTGCTGTCGCTGCCGTCCATGGAGTACCTGAGCATCGCCGGGAACAGGTTCACCGGGCGGCTCTCGGGCAACGCCTCCTGCGGCGAGAACCTCCGGTTCGTGGACCTCTCGTCGAACCTCCTGACGGGGAGCCTCCCCGGCTGCCTGCTGGCCGCCCCCGGCAAGAGCGTGCTCTTCTCGGCCAACTGCCTTTCCACAGCCGGCGACGACTCCCAGTCCCAGCACCCGTCGCCCTTCTGCCGGAACCAGGCATTGGCCGTCGGGATCGTGCCTGAGCAGGGACACAAGAAGAGTGGCGCCAAGGCCGGTGTGGTGGCCGGCATTGTCCTTGTGGGAGCATTGGTCGTGAGCGCGGCGGTGGTGTTTGTGGTGAGGAAGGCGAGCGCGCCCAAGGCGAGGCCTGCACGGAGACTGGTGGAGAACGCGTCGAGCGCTTACCCTTCGAATTTGCTGGCCGACGCGC gtTACATATCTCAGACGGTGAAGCTGGGGGCTCTTGGCATTCCGGCATACAGATCATTCTCCTTGGTGGAGCTGGAGGCGGCCACCGATAACTTCCAGGTGTCTAGCCTCATGGGGCAAGATGCTCATGGCCAG ATGTACCGTGGACGGCTAAGCAATGGGACCCCGGTGACAATCAGGTCCCTCAAGGTGAACAAGAGCCAGAGCTTCACCCGCCACATCGAGATGATATCCAAGCTGAGGCATCGGCACCTGGTGAGCGCGCTGGGGCACTGCTTCCAGTACAACCTCGACGATTCCACCGTCACGCACCTCTACCTCGTCTTCGAATACGTGCACAATGGCAACCTCAGGGGCAGGATTTCAC AAGGAACGGAAGGCCGGAGGCTGTCGTGGGGCCAAAGAATATCGACCGCCATTGGTGTGGCCAAGGGCATTCAGTTCCTGCATGGAGGGATCATACCAGGCCTGTTTGCGAATAACCTCAAGATCACCAACATTCTTATGGACCAGAATCAGGTCCCCAAAATCGGCAGCTACAACATCCCCATTCTGTCAGAGACCATGAAATCAGAG GGAGGAGCTGGAAGCAAGTATCCACCGGATAG GGTTCCGAATGGCGATAAGATTGACATGTACGATTTTGGTGTGATACTGCTGGAGGTTATCTCCGGCAGGCCCATCAGTTCCATATACGAGGTGGAGATGATGAAAGAACAG TTGCAATCGGCGCTGACAGCACAAGGACCGAGCAAGAGGAGCAACTTGGTGGACCCGGCGGTCAGCAAGGGCTGCTCCGACGACTCCATGAGGACCGTCATGGAGGTCTGCCTCGGCTGCCTGGCCAAGGAGCCAACGCAGAGGCCCTCAGTGGAGGACGTGCTCTGGAACCTGCAGTTTGCGGCCCAGGTGCAGGATGGCTCACGACGCAGCAGCGAGGAGTCCCCGCTCTCGCCCTCGCAGCCCCATGCACAATCCGCACACGACTCACCGACCCACCGCTAG